The genomic region TCTCGTGATAGGAACTATTGTCCAATCTTTCGGATAACGGGATCCGACACAGAGAGGGCGAAGTTCCGGGTTTCGCATGACGGAGGTTTGCTATGGAACAGCTGGTTTTGGACCTTGCAAGGGATGCGGTGCTGGTTATAATCAAATTGTGTGCACCCCTTTTAGGAGTGGCTTTAATAGTTGGTTTGGCAATAAGCATATTCCAGGCTACAACTCAAATTCAGGAACAGACTCTTTCCTTTGTTCCTAAAATTCTGGCCGTTTTCCTTTCCCTGTTTATATTTGGTTCATGGCTTATGACCACTTTAAAGGAATTTACGTTAAGGATCTATGAGAATATATTAAGATTTATATACTATTAGGCTATTGTTGATTACCGACTGACGATTGCAGGGAGACCGGTATGGATTTTGATGCATTGCTCGATTTATGGGATGTTTTTTTATTGATATTTGTCCGTGTTACCGGCTTGTTTGTTGTATCTCCGATTTTCGGCAGAAGGGATATACCGGCTTATTATAAAATCGGTTTTTCTTTTTTGCTTGCGATTGTTATTTCCAGTGCAATACCGATGCCCGATTTGGGGCAATATTCCAGTTTATTGTCTTTCTTTCTGCTGGTAATAAAGGAATTTCTTATAGGCCTGATATTGGGTTATATATCATACCTGATTACAACTTCAATATATTTTGCAGGTCAGATTATCGACATGCATATGGGCTTTGGCATGGTCAATGTCTTTGATCCGCTGACGAATATCCAGATACCCGTCACCGCAAATTTTTATTATATTCTGGCGACTCTTATGATGCTTGCGATAGACGGACATCACCTTCTTATTTATACACTGTGTGAAAGCTTCACACTGTTTCCGATAGGGAGTAAAATTGTTATCGGACAGTCACTGGTGGATTTTGCGGCAGATATCATTACATCGGTGTTTTCAGTGGGCTTTAAAATTGCCGCTCCGATAACTGCAGCACTGTTGATAACAGACATGGCGCTGGGAATTATAGCGAAAGCCGTCCCTCAGGTTAACGTTTTTATTGTCGGACTGCCGCTGAAAATACTCGTGGGTTTTTTTGTAATTACCGTCACAATTGCGGCATTCAGGAGTGTCGTCCATGTACTGATGGGCGGTATGCAGGACGAGATTGTGAAATTTCTGGGAATTATAAGGGGTGAATGAGTTTTTTTGAGATCCGCCGGTAGTAAAAAATTTACAGCACAATTCAGTAAAAGCAGAGTGCCGATAAGAGTCAACTTACAGCTTTTTGCCGACAGTCAGAAAACCGAGAAGGCAACTCCGAAAAGAAGGAAGGATGCCCGAAAAAAAGGTCAGGTTCTGTACAGCAGGGAGATTTCTTCCGCTCTGGTCTTACTGTTTGTGTTTCTCACAATCAAGGCGCTGAAAGAATTTATATACAATCAGACATCGGCGCTTTTCAGGGCAAGCATGAATTTGGCGATAAATTTCAATGCAAGCTCCATTAATGAAATAATGGGGCTTTTGGGTTTAACCATGCTGCAGCTGCTTAAAATTGTCGGCCCGTTTTTTGCGGTGTCGTTGGTTGCCGGTGTTGGTTCAAGTTATGCCCAGGTCGGTTCGCTGTTTACCACGGAACCGCTGAAGCCCAAACTCAGCAGGATAAATCCGATTAACGGGGTAAAGAGAATTTTTTCATTAAGAGGGTTAATTGAACTTTTAAAGGCGATATTAAAAATAATTATAATTGGCGTTGTGGCGTGGAAAAGCATTCAGGCTGAGACAAATAACATTGCAAGGCTTATGAATCTGGATTTGCTGCAGGCGGCGGGTTATATTGTGTCCACATCGATAAACGTCGCGATCAAGATTTGTCTGTGCATGGTTGCGATAGCGGTGCTGGATTTTCTGTATCAGTGGTGGCAGTATGAGCGGGATTTGAGAATGACAAAGCAGGAGGTTAAGGAAGAATACAAGGAAACCGAAGGAAATCCTGAAACAAAACAAAGGATACGCAGTAAAATGCGGGAAATTTCAACCCGCAGAATGTTAAGTGAAGTACCGAAAGCTGATGTGGTAATCACAAACCCCACCCATTATGCCGTGGCAATTCTGTACGATGCCGACAAAGCGCCAGCGCCTGTCGTAATCGCGAAGGGACAGGACTATATTGCGATGCGTATTAAGGAAGTGGCAAAGGAACACGGTGTGGAAATAGTTGAAAACAGGGAAGTGGCGCAGGCACTGTATAAAAACGTGGAAATAGGGCAGCAGATACCGCCTGAACTGTACCAGGCCGTGGCTGAAATCCTTGCTTTTGTATACAGATTAAAAGGCAAAGCTCCTGCTCAGGCATAATTTTTTACATATCCGGTTAATATCGGGGCAGAAGGCGATGTTTAAATCCTGCGCGTGATAGCTTTTGTTGCAAAGGCTATCTGAAAAACACGGTGGTTATAAATAAACAGTAAGGAATTGGGCGGGAAAATTTAAAAGGAGAATGATGATGAAAACATTGCTTGTGGCGATAAATTCCCAGTTTGTCCATACAAATCTGGCTGTTTTGTACTTAAAGGCTGCATGCAGTGGCATTGGGAATACCGAAATACTGGAATTTACGGTAAACGAGCCGATAAACCGCATATATTCAAGGATCATATCCGAAAATCCCGACGTTGTATGCTTTTCGTGCTATATCTGGAATATAGAGGTTGTTTCAAAACTTAGTGATGATCTTAAAAAAGCCATGCCCGGTATTATTATAATTGCGGGAGGGCCTGAAGTAAGCTTTGAGAACGGGGGATTGCTTGCCGAAAACAGGAATGTGGACTATATCATCGCAGGGGAGGGCGAAGAAAAGCTCCCGTGGCTTCTGAATTTGATTAAGGACGGCAGAACGCCGGGACCGGAGGAAATTCAGTGGCTTAAAAGTTATTCCGAAATAAAAAATCTTGAAAACTTGCGTTTGCCCTACACAATGATAGAGAAGGGCTCATTGAAAAACAGGATAGCGTATATAGAAGCATCACGCGGATGTCCGTTCAGGTGTGCCTACTGCATATCATCGGTTACAAAAGGGGTACGGTATTTTCCGCTGGAAAAAGTTTATGAGGCAATTGAAATATTGTCGGAAAGCGGCTCTGAAATCATAAAGTTTGTCGACAGGACGTTTAACTGCAATGAGGAAAGGGCGCTGAATATCTGGCAATATATCCTTAAATTCAGGGATAAAGGGATGGTTTTTCATTTTGAAATTGATCCCGGCCTTTTAACCGATGACATGCTTAAATGCCTTGAAAAAATGCCGGAAGGCCTGGTTCAGGTTGAGGCGGGAATTCAGTCGGTGCACCGGAACACCCTTTCCGCCGTTCAAAGGCCCGACAATACTGAAAAAGCCTTTGATGCCTTAAAGCGGCTTATATTTTTTGGAAATATTCATGTCCATGTGGATTTGATAGCGGGTCTTCCCTATGAAAGTTATGGGAATTTCAGAATTTCGTTTAACCGGGTTTATTCCCTGTTTGCTCACCGGTTTCAGCTGGGCTTTTTAAAACTTCTGAGGGGATCGGAACTGAAAAACAGGGCGGAACGGTTCGGAATCTGCTACCGAAGTTATCCTCCTTACGAGATTATTGGCAACAGCTATATTTCGCCTGCGGAGCTTGTCAGACTTAAGGATATTGAAGAATGCCTGGAGCTTTTTTATAACTCCGGCAGGTTTATGTTAACAATGAAAATACTTTATTATGCACTGGGTGAACCCTTCGCATTTTACGAAAAACTTTCCTCTTATATGAGGCAAAAGGGCTATCTTGACAGGTCAGTCGGCGCAGGTGAGCTTTATTGGATTTTGTATGATTACGTAAAGCAGGAATACCCTTTTATTGCCAATGATATTGCCGAAAGTTTGAGATATGATTATCTGAGCTCGATGAAAAGGCCGACTCTTCCCGAGTTCCTGCAAAAAAATGATTACAGCCTCAGGAAAGAAAAAGAGAAGCTGATAAGTCAGCATCAGAACCGTCTTAAAGACATGCTTCCAAGGCTTAAGTTCAAATCGCTGAACGAGATTTGGCATCAGATTTACATTTCAGAATTCAAGTTTGAAAATAAATCGGAATTCCTGCCAAACGGACTTATGGTTTTTGATTTCGGGGACATTTCACCGGTTACGGGGCTGGCGAAATCATATCCTTTAGGAATGGAATGACTCAGGTGCAAATAAAGATTTCGTGTGGTATAATATAAATGATATCTGCGGAAAAGTAGTCCAAATACTGATATTATGCGGGAAAAAGCCAGATTTTTATTTGCTGAGTTCGGTAACGCTGCATACTTATCAAAATAATTGGCGTATTATATATTGCAAAGTTGAAATGTTGATTACTGCTCATTTGAATTTTGCATTATAAAAAATTCCGGAAGGATATGGAGATGTAAGGATGAAGGCATTAAGATTTATACTTTCTACGATCATCAGTTTAACCTTTTTGGCCCTTTTTCTGGAAGGATTTCACAGTTCCCTGCCTGCCGCAATATTGGCCGGGGGGCTGTCTTTTCTCGGCGGCATGCTGATGTTTTCGCCCGACCGGAAGACTAAGGAGACGAAAAAAACACAGCTTAAGCCCCCTAAAAACAGGAAAAAGGTGATACCCGCTCCCGGAGACGATGAATTTGTCTGTGAAGGAGTCACCAGAGGCGAACTTAAGAGAATTGTACGCGAAGGCAAGGAGCAGGTAAACAGGATTGAAGAGACAGGTCTTAAGATAATGAACCACACGGTAAGGGTTGATGTTCTGGAAATATGCTCAATTGCCAATGACATTTTTGACAATTTCCTGAAAGATCCGAGAGACATCAAGGAATCCCGCCGCTTTTTACTGTATTACCTTGACACCACCGAACGGATTGTTTCCAAGTATTATGAACTGAGCAACACGTCTTATCTTTCCGATGAAGCAAAAAAAACGCTGAAGGATGTGGAAAGTACGCTGGTACTGATTAAGGATTCCTTCAGAAATCATCTCAAAAAACTTACCGAAAATGATGTATTGGATCTTGAAGCCGAGATCAGAGTATTGCAAAATACAATAAAAAGAGAAGGAATTTAAATAAAAATTTCTTGAGGAGGAAATAAATATGGAGACGGTGACAAATTCGCTGACAAACACAAATACGCAGGCGCAGGAACAGGTTCTTGACGAGATGAAAATATGGCAGTCGCTTACACCTGAAGAACAGCAGCGGGTTACGGAGATAAAGAATGCGATTGACATTACCGATTCCCAGGCTATTTTGCAATACGGTGTACAGGCCCAGAGCAATATTTCAAGCTTTTCCGATACCGTCCTTTCCCAGATACGGGCTAAGGACAGCGGGCGCGTAGGGGATATACTGACCGAACTAATGGCGAAAGTCAATGAGCTTAATGTGGACAGCCTCAGCCAGAATGACGGTCTTTTCGGCAGGATGTTCGGCGGGGTTAAATCAAGGGCCAAGAAATTCATAGGTCAATATGAAAAAATAAGCGTTCATATAGACAGAATAATAAATGAACTGGAAAAGGCAAGGATGCAGCTTTTAAAAGATATCGCCCTGCTTGACGGGCTTTACGAAAAGAATATTGAATACATGCGCGAGCTGGACGTTTATATTCTTGCCGGTTCGCTGAAACTCTCGGAAATAAATGACAAGATAATTCCCGAGTTAAAGAAAAAGGCGGAGGAAAGCGGTGATCCGGCAGATGCACAGAGAGTTAAGGATATGTTAAGCCTTGCCAACCGT from Thermoclostridium stercorarium subsp. stercorarium DSM 8532 harbors:
- the fliQ gene encoding flagellar biosynthesis protein FliQ, whose product is MEQLVLDLARDAVLVIIKLCAPLLGVALIVGLAISIFQATTQIQEQTLSFVPKILAVFLSLFIFGSWLMTTLKEFTLRIYENILRFIYY
- the fliR gene encoding flagellar biosynthetic protein FliR; protein product: MDFDALLDLWDVFLLIFVRVTGLFVVSPIFGRRDIPAYYKIGFSFLLAIVISSAIPMPDLGQYSSLLSFFLLVIKEFLIGLILGYISYLITTSIYFAGQIIDMHMGFGMVNVFDPLTNIQIPVTANFYYILATLMMLAIDGHHLLIYTLCESFTLFPIGSKIVIGQSLVDFAADIITSVFSVGFKIAAPITAALLITDMALGIIAKAVPQVNVFIVGLPLKILVGFFVITVTIAAFRSVVHVLMGGMQDEIVKFLGIIRGE
- the flhB gene encoding flagellar biosynthesis protein FlhB, which translates into the protein MRSAGSKKFTAQFSKSRVPIRVNLQLFADSQKTEKATPKRRKDARKKGQVLYSREISSALVLLFVFLTIKALKEFIYNQTSALFRASMNLAINFNASSINEIMGLLGLTMLQLLKIVGPFFAVSLVAGVGSSYAQVGSLFTTEPLKPKLSRINPINGVKRIFSLRGLIELLKAILKIIIIGVVAWKSIQAETNNIARLMNLDLLQAAGYIVSTSINVAIKICLCMVAIAVLDFLYQWWQYERDLRMTKQEVKEEYKETEGNPETKQRIRSKMREISTRRMLSEVPKADVVITNPTHYAVAILYDADKAPAPVVIAKGQDYIAMRIKEVAKEHGVEIVENREVAQALYKNVEIGQQIPPELYQAVAEILAFVYRLKGKAPAQA
- a CDS encoding B12-binding domain-containing radical SAM protein — its product is MMKTLLVAINSQFVHTNLAVLYLKAACSGIGNTEILEFTVNEPINRIYSRIISENPDVVCFSCYIWNIEVVSKLSDDLKKAMPGIIIIAGGPEVSFENGGLLAENRNVDYIIAGEGEEKLPWLLNLIKDGRTPGPEEIQWLKSYSEIKNLENLRLPYTMIEKGSLKNRIAYIEASRGCPFRCAYCISSVTKGVRYFPLEKVYEAIEILSESGSEIIKFVDRTFNCNEERALNIWQYILKFRDKGMVFHFEIDPGLLTDDMLKCLEKMPEGLVQVEAGIQSVHRNTLSAVQRPDNTEKAFDALKRLIFFGNIHVHVDLIAGLPYESYGNFRISFNRVYSLFAHRFQLGFLKLLRGSELKNRAERFGICYRSYPPYEIIGNSYISPAELVRLKDIEECLELFYNSGRFMLTMKILYYALGEPFAFYEKLSSYMRQKGYLDRSVGAGELYWILYDYVKQEYPFIANDIAESLRYDYLSSMKRPTLPEFLQKNDYSLRKEKEKLISQHQNRLKDMLPRLKFKSLNEIWHQIYISEFKFENKSEFLPNGLMVFDFGDISPVTGLAKSYPLGME
- a CDS encoding 5-bromo-4-chloroindolyl phosphate hydrolysis family protein → MKALRFILSTIISLTFLALFLEGFHSSLPAAILAGGLSFLGGMLMFSPDRKTKETKKTQLKPPKNRKKVIPAPGDDEFVCEGVTRGELKRIVREGKEQVNRIEETGLKIMNHTVRVDVLEICSIANDIFDNFLKDPRDIKESRRFLLYYLDTTERIVSKYYELSNTSYLSDEAKKTLKDVESTLVLIKDSFRNHLKKLTENDVLDLEAEIRVLQNTIKREGI
- a CDS encoding toxic anion resistance protein encodes the protein METVTNSLTNTNTQAQEQVLDEMKIWQSLTPEEQQRVTEIKNAIDITDSQAILQYGVQAQSNISSFSDTVLSQIRAKDSGRVGDILTELMAKVNELNVDSLSQNDGLFGRMFGGVKSRAKKFIGQYEKISVHIDRIINELEKARMQLLKDIALLDGLYEKNIEYMRELDVYILAGSLKLSEINDKIIPELKKKAEESGDPADAQRVKDMLSLANRFEKKLHDLKLSRMIAIQTAPQIRLIQSNDQVLVEKIQSSILNTIPLWKNQIIIAITLFRQEKALKLQSEVNRTTNELLTKNSELLKTNSIEVAKESEKGIVELETLKKVNRDLIETIEETLRIQKEGREKRMQVEAELKNMENELKQKLMEVKDI